A single Flavobacterium sp. 1 DNA region contains:
- a CDS encoding glycoside hydrolase family 3 C-terminal domain-containing protein has protein sequence MFKNVKTTVLLLLLSSFAMNAQNKVPVYPDDKKPINERVEDALSKMTTEEKIAMIHAQSKFSSPGVPRLGIPENWMTDGPHGIRTEVLWDEWNQAGWTNDSCIAFPALTALSATWNKEMASLYGKSVGEEARYRNKNVLLGPGVNIYRTPLNGRNFEYMGEDPFLTSKMVVPYIKGVQSNGVAACVKHFALNNQETNRGAVNVIVDDRALYEIYLPAFKAAVQEGDAWAIMGSYNKYKGQHCCHNEFLLNNILRGEWGFKGVVISDWGGVHDTKQAIYNGLDLEFGSWTNGLSWGTSNAYDNYYLAKPYSNMIAKGEIGTKELDEKVRRILRLSFLTTMNKERPFGSFGTKEHADAGLKIAEEGIVLLQNKNNILPIDLNKTKKIAVIGENAIKMMTVGGGSSSLKARYEITPLEGLKKRIGNQAEVVYARGYVGDPTSNYNGVIAKVSLGDKRSTAELTAEVLKVAKDADVVLFFGGLNKSDNQDAEGADRKDLGLPYNQDKLISELVKVNKNVVFVNISGNAVAMPWVNEVPGIVQGWFLGTEAGTALAKVLVGDVNPSGKLIFTFPVKLNDNGAHALGEFPGGDEVTYKEGIFVGYRWADKQKIKPLFSFGHGLSYTTFEYGKVTADKKQMAAGDKITFSVKVKNTGNREGSEVVQLYISDLKSSLVRPIKELKGFEKISLKAGEEKTVTFTVDKTALSFFDDKKHDWVAEPGVFEALIGASSTDIKSKVSFSLQ, from the coding sequence ATGTTTAAAAATGTTAAAACAACTGTTCTTTTACTGTTGTTAAGTTCATTCGCAATGAATGCACAAAATAAAGTTCCAGTTTATCCAGATGATAAAAAACCTATTAATGAGCGTGTAGAAGATGCGCTTTCTAAAATGACAACGGAAGAAAAAATTGCTATGATTCATGCGCAGTCAAAATTCAGTTCGCCAGGTGTTCCGCGTTTGGGAATTCCAGAAAACTGGATGACTGACGGACCACATGGAATTCGTACCGAAGTTTTATGGGACGAATGGAATCAGGCAGGCTGGACAAATGATTCCTGTATTGCATTCCCGGCACTTACCGCTTTATCTGCAACTTGGAATAAAGAAATGGCCTCTTTGTACGGAAAATCAGTTGGAGAGGAAGCCCGTTACCGAAATAAAAATGTATTGTTAGGACCTGGTGTAAATATCTATAGAACACCATTAAACGGCCGAAACTTTGAATATATGGGAGAAGATCCTTTTCTTACTTCAAAGATGGTGGTGCCTTATATTAAAGGGGTGCAATCTAATGGAGTGGCAGCCTGTGTCAAACATTTTGCATTAAACAATCAGGAAACAAATCGTGGTGCCGTAAACGTAATTGTTGATGATCGTGCGTTATATGAAATTTATCTACCGGCATTTAAAGCGGCTGTTCAGGAAGGAGATGCTTGGGCCATTATGGGTTCATACAACAAATACAAAGGACAGCACTGCTGCCATAATGAGTTTTTGTTAAATAATATTCTTCGCGGGGAATGGGGATTCAAAGGAGTTGTAATTTCCGATTGGGGAGGAGTCCATGACACAAAACAAGCGATTTATAATGGTTTGGATTTGGAATTTGGCTCTTGGACTAACGGACTTTCATGGGGAACCAGTAATGCATACGACAACTATTATTTAGCTAAGCCGTATTCAAATATGATTGCAAAAGGTGAAATCGGGACTAAAGAATTAGATGAGAAAGTGCGTCGTATTTTGCGTTTATCTTTCTTAACAACAATGAATAAAGAAAGACCTTTTGGGTCATTTGGAACAAAAGAACATGCTGATGCCGGATTAAAAATCGCTGAAGAAGGAATTGTACTGCTTCAAAATAAAAACAATATTCTTCCAATTGATTTGAACAAAACAAAGAAAATTGCAGTTATTGGAGAGAATGCCATCAAAATGATGACTGTTGGCGGAGGAAGTTCTTCGCTTAAAGCCAGATATGAAATTACACCGCTGGAAGGATTAAAGAAAAGAATCGGTAATCAGGCTGAAGTGGTTTATGCCCGCGGTTATGTAGGAGACCCAACAAGTAATTATAATGGAGTGATTGCAAAAGTGAGTCTGGGGGACAAACGTTCTACTGCTGAATTAACCGCTGAAGTTTTAAAAGTTGCCAAAGACGCCGATGTAGTATTGTTTTTTGGAGGTTTGAACAAAAGCGATAATCAGGATGCTGAAGGAGCAGACCGTAAAGACTTAGGGCTTCCATACAATCAGGATAAATTAATCAGCGAATTGGTTAAAGTAAATAAAAATGTGGTTTTTGTAAACATTTCTGGGAATGCTGTTGCGATGCCGTGGGTAAATGAAGTTCCGGGAATTGTACAAGGATGGTTTTTAGGTACTGAAGCTGGAACTGCTCTGGCTAAAGTTTTGGTTGGAGATGTGAATCCGTCTGGTAAACTGATTTTTACTTTTCCAGTAAAATTAAATGATAATGGAGCACACGCTTTAGGCGAATTTCCAGGAGGTGATGAAGTAACCTACAAAGAGGGAATTTTTGTTGGATACCGCTGGGCTGACAAACAAAAGATAAAGCCTTTGTTTTCTTTTGGTCATGGTTTAAGTTATACGACTTTTGAATATGGAAAAGTAACCGCTGATAAAAAACAAATGGCAGCCGGAGATAAAATTACATTTTCTGTTAAAGTTAAAAACACTGGAAATCGTGAAGGATCAGAAGTGGTGCAACTTTATATCAGCGATTTAAAATCTTCTTTGGTTCGTCCAATAAAAGAGTTAAAAGGTTTTGAGAAAATTTCGCTTAAAGCCGGTGAAGAAAAAACAGTAACATTTACAGTAGACAAAACTGCCTTGAGTTTCTTTGATGATAAAAAACACGATTGGGTTGCCGAACCTGGAGTTTTTGAAGCTTTAATTGGAGCATCGTCTACGGATATAAAATCTAAAGTGAGTTTTTCACTTCAATAA
- a CDS encoding acyltransferase encodes MSSISTDIKPKKHYEILDGLRGVAAILVVAFHIFETFSGGNRFKQIINHGYLAVDFFFLLSGFVVAYAYDDRWGKMTQWEFYKRRLIRLQPMVIMGMIIGAALYYFQASDILFPQIATMPLWKLLLVMFVGFTLIPLTPSAEIRGWGEMHPLDGPAWSLFFEYIANILYALIFRKFSNKVLSIFVLIFAGMLINYTVFGPKGDVIGGWSLNLEQMNIGFTRLLYPFFAGILLSRLGKLINVKGAFWVCSLLIAIVLIVPRIGDENSLWMNGIYESFCIILVFPLIVSIGAGGEIKNPFSLKICKLLGDISYPIYITHYPLIYWYTAWVVDNKVSLENGYTLGICVLIASILIAYLCLKLYDEPVRNWLQNKFQNKKNAAANN; translated from the coding sequence ATGAGTTCCATTTCTACAGATATTAAGCCAAAAAAGCATTATGAAATTTTAGACGGTTTACGTGGAGTAGCGGCAATTTTGGTCGTTGCTTTTCACATTTTTGAAACTTTTAGCGGCGGGAATCGTTTTAAGCAAATTATCAATCATGGCTATTTGGCAGTTGATTTCTTTTTCCTTTTATCAGGATTTGTTGTTGCTTATGCGTACGATGACCGTTGGGGGAAAATGACGCAATGGGAGTTTTATAAACGGCGTTTAATTCGTTTGCAGCCTATGGTTATTATGGGAATGATTATTGGAGCCGCATTATATTATTTTCAGGCTTCGGATATTTTATTTCCGCAGATCGCAACAATGCCATTATGGAAATTACTATTGGTTATGTTTGTTGGTTTTACGTTAATTCCGTTAACGCCATCAGCAGAAATAAGAGGCTGGGGCGAAATGCATCCGCTTGACGGTCCTGCCTGGTCGTTATTTTTTGAATATATCGCGAATATTTTATACGCTTTAATCTTTCGAAAATTCTCTAACAAAGTGCTTTCTATTTTTGTTTTGATATTTGCAGGAATGCTTATTAATTATACTGTTTTTGGTCCAAAAGGCGATGTCATTGGCGGATGGTCGTTGAATTTGGAACAGATGAATATTGGTTTTACCCGTTTGTTATATCCATTTTTTGCTGGGATTTTACTTTCACGTTTAGGGAAATTAATTAATGTAAAAGGAGCTTTCTGGGTTTGCAGTTTATTGATTGCAATTGTTCTTATCGTGCCAAGAATTGGTGATGAAAACAGTTTATGGATGAATGGTATATATGAGTCATTTTGTATTATTCTTGTTTTTCCTTTAATCGTCTCAATTGGTGCCGGCGGTGAAATTAAAAACCCGTTTTCTCTAAAAATCTGCAAATTGCTGGGCGATATTTCATATCCAATTTACATCACTCATTATCCGCTTATTTATTGGTACACCGCTTGGGTTGTTGATAATAAAGTTTCGTTAGAAAATGGTTATACATTAGGAATATGTGTTTTAATTGCAAGTATTTTAATTGCCTATTTATGTTTGAAATTATACGATGAACCAGTACGTAATTGGCTCCAGAATAAATTTCAGAATAAAAAAAATGCTGCAGCAAATAATTAA
- a CDS encoding GH92 family glycosyl hydrolase, translated as MLFYVLISRGQTKTENLADYVNPLMGTQSTDELSSGNTYPAIARPWAMNFWTPQTGKMGDGWCYTYTANKIRGFKQTHQPSPWMNDYGQFAIMPVTNKIVFNDDDRASWFSHKAEISKPYYYSVYLADYDVVTELTTTERAADFQFTFPKSKQSSIVIDAFKGGSYIKIIPNENKVIGYTVLSKKSKTVDFKNYFVLIFDKPFKSAACWSDGNFQKDILEIATDHSGAVVNFETKKGEIINVKTASSFISFEQAELNLKTELGNKSFDNLVTESKNEWNKILGRIKIEGGTDEQLKTFYSSLFRAACFPQKHYEIDAAGKTIHRSPYNGGVEPGYMYAGTGFWDTFRALYPLLNLIYPSINKEMQEGLINDYKEGGFLPEWSSPGFRNIMVGNNSASVVSDAYIKGLRGYDIDLLYKALLNGANNEGPMEAVGRAGIKYYNELGYVPYDVKINENAARTLEYAYDDFAIWKLAKALNRPKNEIAFYEKRMMNYKNVFNPSAKWMSGRNKDGSFPANFNPFKWGDAFTEGNSMHYSWSVFHDINGLINLMGGENAFTDKLDSVFDTPPVFDESYYGSVIHEIREMQIMNMGQYAHGNQPIQHMIYLYNYAGQPWKTQYWSREVMNRLYKPTPDGYCGDEDNGQTSAWYIFSAMGFYPVCPASDEYVLGAPLFKKVTLNLENGKQLIINASNNSDTNKYVNELKWDNSTYSKNYINHLDLLKGAVLDFDMTAKPNIQRGTSPSSYPYSYSSNKK; from the coding sequence ATGTTATTCTATGTATTAATTTCCAGAGGTCAAACCAAGACAGAGAATTTAGCTGATTATGTAAATCCTTTGATGGGAACCCAATCAACTGATGAACTATCTAGCGGAAATACTTATCCTGCAATAGCCAGACCTTGGGCAATGAATTTTTGGACTCCCCAAACCGGTAAGATGGGTGATGGTTGGTGCTATACTTATACTGCTAATAAAATTAGAGGTTTTAAACAAACTCATCAACCTTCTCCTTGGATGAATGATTACGGTCAATTCGCTATAATGCCAGTAACCAATAAAATAGTTTTTAACGATGATGATAGGGCAAGTTGGTTCAGTCACAAGGCTGAAATTTCAAAACCTTATTATTATAGTGTTTATTTAGCAGACTATGATGTCGTTACTGAATTGACAACTACTGAGAGAGCAGCAGATTTTCAATTTACTTTTCCTAAAAGCAAACAGTCTTCTATTGTAATTGATGCTTTTAAAGGAGGTTCATATATAAAAATAATCCCAAATGAAAATAAAGTAATTGGGTATACCGTACTTTCAAAAAAGAGCAAAACGGTTGATTTTAAAAACTATTTTGTTTTAATTTTTGACAAACCATTTAAATCCGCCGCTTGTTGGTCCGATGGAAATTTCCAAAAAGACATATTAGAAATAGCGACTGATCATTCTGGGGCTGTAGTTAATTTTGAAACCAAAAAAGGAGAAATCATAAATGTGAAAACAGCTTCTTCTTTTATCAGTTTTGAGCAGGCTGAGTTGAATTTAAAAACAGAATTAGGAAATAAATCTTTTGACAATTTAGTAACCGAGTCAAAAAATGAGTGGAATAAAATATTAGGGAGAATAAAAATTGAAGGCGGAACTGATGAACAATTAAAAACTTTTTATTCTTCGCTGTTTAGAGCAGCATGTTTTCCACAAAAGCATTATGAAATAGATGCTGCAGGAAAGACAATTCATCGTAGTCCATATAATGGCGGGGTTGAACCTGGTTATATGTATGCAGGAACAGGCTTTTGGGATACTTTTAGGGCATTATACCCATTGTTAAATTTAATTTATCCTTCCATAAACAAAGAAATGCAGGAAGGTTTGATAAATGATTATAAAGAAGGAGGCTTTTTACCCGAATGGTCTAGTCCTGGCTTTAGAAACATAATGGTGGGGAATAATTCGGCTTCAGTTGTTTCTGATGCTTATATAAAAGGATTACGAGGGTATGATATTGATCTATTATACAAAGCCTTATTGAATGGAGCTAATAACGAAGGACCAATGGAGGCCGTTGGAAGAGCAGGAATTAAGTATTATAATGAATTAGGATATGTACCTTATGATGTAAAAATCAACGAGAATGCAGCAAGGACTTTGGAATATGCTTATGATGATTTTGCAATTTGGAAATTAGCTAAGGCACTAAATCGTCCAAAAAATGAAATTGCTTTCTACGAAAAACGAATGATGAATTATAAAAATGTCTTTAATCCATCAGCTAAATGGATGAGCGGAAGGAATAAAGACGGCTCTTTCCCTGCTAACTTTAATCCATTTAAGTGGGGAGATGCTTTTACCGAAGGAAACAGTATGCATTATAGCTGGAGTGTGTTTCATGATATTAATGGCTTAATAAATTTGATGGGGGGAGAAAATGCATTTACAGATAAACTGGACTCTGTTTTTGATACGCCGCCTGTTTTTGATGAAAGTTATTATGGCAGCGTTATTCATGAAATTCGTGAAATGCAGATCATGAATATGGGACAATACGCACATGGTAATCAGCCAATTCAACATATGATTTATTTGTATAATTATGCTGGTCAGCCATGGAAAACACAGTATTGGTCTAGAGAAGTAATGAATCGTTTATATAAACCAACTCCCGATGGATATTGCGGAGATGAGGATAATGGACAAACCTCGGCTTGGTATATCTTTTCTGCTATGGGCTTTTATCCTGTTTGTCCGGCTTCTGATGAATATGTTTTGGGAGCTCCTTTATTTAAAAAAGTAACTTTGAATTTAGAGAATGGTAAACAATTAATAATAAATGCATCTAATAATTCAGATACAAATAAATATGTAAATGAATTAAAATGGGACAATTCAACCTATTCAAAAAACTACATCAATCATTTAGATTTACTTAAAGGAGCTGTTTTGGATTTTGATATGACTGCAAAACCAAATATCCAAAGAGGAACTTCTCCTAGTAGTTATCCTTATTCGTATTCTAGTAACAAAAAATAA
- a CDS encoding DUF1826 domain-containing protein: MSNTFSDSSQIGTVSTFYELVNTDFKGEMNALCWYRNLEGDFKEIVSKLKIKENITEVYPKDLLALQLSEKGIIAREIILNDLRLLTDFGASPSLNLLKCYERDDEFDFISTDVYSYHVDRSPIAADTFLCTYYGAASDIISNEQAEQKILIPEIRKKLKELHNGSSEEFENFLKENYFDLHYQAQAHAVPVNLGLGHLWRLAVDHPQQLALPCIHRAPIENEGEYRLLLIC, encoded by the coding sequence ATGAGCAATACATTTTCTGACAGCAGCCAAATTGGAACGGTATCCACTTTTTATGAACTTGTAAATACCGATTTTAAGGGAGAAATGAATGCACTATGCTGGTACAGAAATTTGGAAGGCGATTTTAAAGAGATTGTAAGTAAACTGAAGATAAAAGAAAATATAACGGAAGTTTATCCTAAAGATCTATTGGCTCTCCAGCTATCAGAAAAGGGGATTATAGCACGGGAAATTATCTTAAACGATTTAAGATTATTAACCGATTTCGGAGCTTCCCCCTCTCTTAATTTACTTAAGTGTTATGAACGGGATGATGAATTTGATTTCATATCCACTGATGTGTATTCATATCATGTTGATCGCTCGCCCATTGCAGCGGATACTTTTTTATGCACCTATTACGGAGCGGCAAGCGATATTATTTCGAATGAGCAAGCGGAGCAAAAAATTCTAATTCCTGAAATTCGAAAAAAACTCAAAGAGCTGCATAACGGTTCATCGGAGGAATTTGAAAACTTTTTAAAGGAAAATTATTTTGATCTGCATTATCAGGCGCAAGCCCATGCAGTGCCTGTTAATTTAGGATTAGGACATCTTTGGCGTTTGGCAGTGGATCATCCGCAACAACTTGCGCTGCCTTGCATTCACAGAGCACCAATAGAAAATGAAGGAGAATATCGTTTGTTGCTGATTTGCTAA
- a CDS encoding rod shape-determining protein has translation MGLFNFMIVEIAMDLGTANTLIIYDGKIVVDSPSIVARDIRNGKIIAVGREASLMQGKTHENIRTIRPLKDGVIADFDASEKMISWFIKNIPELKKTFFTPALRMVVCIPSGITAVEMRAVKESCERVNGKEVFLIHEPMAAAIGIGLDVMLPKGNLIVDIGGGTTEIAVIALGGIVCDKSIKIAGDVFTNDILYHMRTHHNLYVGEASAETIKIEVGAAMEELEEAPNDLTVRGRDLLTGKPKEVLVTFKEIAKALDKSIQRIEDVIMVTLSQTPPELAADIYHTGLYLAGGGALLRGLDKRISQKTDLPVYIAEDPLRAVVRGTGIVLKDMNKYKRVLIK, from the coding sequence ATGGGCTTATTTAATTTTATGATAGTGGAAATAGCGATGGATTTAGGAACAGCTAATACTTTAATAATTTATGATGGAAAGATCGTGGTGGACAGTCCGTCTATTGTTGCCAGGGATATTAGAAACGGTAAAATTATCGCCGTAGGTAGAGAAGCCAGTTTAATGCAGGGAAAAACACATGAAAATATTAGAACAATCCGGCCGCTTAAAGATGGGGTTATTGCAGATTTTGATGCTTCAGAAAAAATGATCAGCTGGTTTATAAAAAATATACCTGAATTAAAGAAAACTTTTTTTACTCCCGCACTCCGAATGGTAGTATGTATTCCAAGTGGTATTACCGCTGTAGAAATGAGAGCTGTAAAAGAGTCCTGTGAACGTGTAAACGGAAAAGAAGTGTTTTTGATTCATGAGCCTATGGCGGCGGCTATTGGAATTGGTTTGGATGTAATGCTGCCTAAGGGGAATCTCATAGTGGATATAGGGGGAGGGACTACAGAAATTGCTGTTATAGCACTTGGAGGAATAGTTTGTGACAAATCCATAAAAATTGCTGGTGATGTGTTTACCAACGATATATTGTATCATATGAGAACTCATCATAATCTGTATGTAGGGGAAGCTTCTGCAGAAACGATAAAAATTGAAGTTGGCGCTGCAATGGAAGAACTCGAAGAGGCTCCTAATGATTTAACAGTTCGTGGAAGAGATCTACTTACCGGGAAGCCTAAAGAAGTTTTGGTTACCTTCAAGGAAATTGCAAAAGCTTTGGATAAATCAATACAAAGAATTGAAGACGTTATTATGGTAACGCTTTCACAGACACCACCTGAACTGGCAGCAGACATTTATCATACGGGTCTGTATCTCGCCGGAGGAGGCGCCTTGCTTCGTGGTCTTGATAAAAGGATTTCGCAGAAGACGGATTTACCAGTATATATTGCAGAAGATCCCTTAAGAGCCGTGGTTAGAGGTACTGGTATCGTTTTAAAAGACATGAATAAATATAAAAGGGTATTGATAAAATAA
- a CDS encoding DUF6600 domain-containing protein has protein sequence MKATAKIFIMFLAVNSVILMSPQKATAQVSINFQIFYDDLSPYGYWIDTPEYGYAWVPDVSASFTPYRTNGYWIYTNVGWTWVSNYSWGWAPFHYGRWYYDPYYEWIWIPSYEWGPGWVIWRRSEDYYGWAPIGPGISITIAYGSGYRLPYNYWTCVRDRDFGRTNIYNYYVPSSNNVTIINNSTVINNIQRDYSTQVRYNAGPNRTEIQSRTGRTISPVTLREKNTPGQNLSNRELQIYRPRVEKHRATEREPAPSKIVQSRAGQPAGERTQPKRENQPARQQQPQQQRNDKQIQQQRDDQSARQQEAKEQQSRQQQMQQQTKDQQVKQQQMQQQRNDPQVKQQQKQKKND, from the coding sequence ATGAAAGCAACGGCTAAAATTTTTATTATGTTCCTTGCTGTCAATTCGGTTATCTTGATGTCACCACAAAAAGCAACTGCGCAGGTATCCATTAACTTCCAGATTTTTTATGATGATTTAAGTCCATACGGTTATTGGATCGATACCCCAGAATATGGATATGCTTGGGTTCCCGATGTATCAGCTTCGTTTACCCCTTATCGAACTAACGGTTATTGGATATACACCAATGTTGGCTGGACTTGGGTTTCTAATTATTCATGGGGTTGGGCGCCTTTTCATTATGGACGCTGGTACTATGATCCCTATTATGAATGGATTTGGATTCCGAGTTATGAATGGGGACCGGGATGGGTTATCTGGAGAAGATCCGAAGATTATTACGGATGGGCGCCAATAGGACCTGGTATTAGCATTACTATTGCCTATGGCAGTGGGTATCGTTTGCCCTACAATTATTGGACATGTGTAAGAGACAGAGACTTTGGTAGAACGAACATTTATAATTATTATGTTCCTTCATCAAATAATGTTACAATCATTAACAATTCCACAGTGATTAATAACATTCAGAGAGATTATTCAACTCAGGTAAGATACAATGCAGGACCTAATAGAACTGAGATACAAAGCCGAACCGGTAGAACAATCTCCCCAGTAACTCTAAGGGAAAAAAATACACCAGGTCAGAATCTGAGCAATAGAGAACTTCAGATATACAGACCGCGCGTTGAAAAACACAGGGCTACCGAACGAGAACCAGCTCCGTCTAAAATCGTGCAATCGAGAGCTGGACAACCAGCTGGGGAAAGAACTCAACCAAAGAGAGAAAATCAACCAGCAAGACAGCAACAGCCTCAACAGCAACGTAATGACAAACAAATTCAACAGCAGCGTGATGATCAGTCAGCGAGACAACAGGAAGCTAAAGAACAACAAAGCAGACAGCAACAAATGCAACAGCAAACTAAAGATCAGCAGGTCAAACAGCAACAAATGCAACAACAACGAAATGATCCACAAGTTAAACAACAACAAAAGCAGAAAAAAAATGATTAA